A stretch of the Aricia agestis chromosome 15, ilAriAges1.1, whole genome shotgun sequence genome encodes the following:
- the LOC121734132 gene encoding uncharacterized protein LOC121734132 isoform X2, with the protein MTFGKSQCNVQVKCNNEIISLVNEHKFLGIVLDNKLKFNVHIDYICNKAYKRLNILRCLAGVFWGADPKILSMLYKSLVRSHFDYSCLAYINASASLLKKLDIIQNQALRIITGAMKSTPINSMEVETYIPPLFLRRLMLAKKYFVKMIAIKSSLPVRKLKVSEEITSLLDSSVITSQIISTRILPQMPTLLQLVLNMTNDIYSSDLWPIYDNFEGSLEKKYLVTTGDIYGKTDFLSFIEKKTDFYKIYTDGSKTIDEVKSAYYDEFLDVTKCFIISNMCSIYTAECYAVYMALQYIKTLSYRNCWK; encoded by the exons ATGACTTTTGGTAAAAGTCAATGTAATGTTCAAgttaaatgtaataatgaaaTCATCTCACTAGTAAATGAACATAAATTTCTAGGTATAGTTTTAGATaacaaacttaaatttaatgtacATATAGATTATATATGTAATAAAGCTTACAAGCGActcaatatattgagatgtttaGCAGGAGTTTTTTGGGGTGCTGATCCAAAAATTCTCTCAATGTTGTATAAAAGTTTAGTTAGGAGCCACTTTGACTATAGTTGCTTAGCATATATTAATGCTAGCGCTAGTCTTCTAAAAAAGTTAGATATCATTCAAAATCAAGCACTGCGCATTATAACTGGTGCGATGAAATCCACCCCTATAAACTCAATGGAAGTTGAAACTTATATTCCTCCTTTATTCTTGAGACGACTCATGTTAGCTAAGAAATACTTTGTTAAGATGATTGCAATTAAGTCCTCACTTCCTGTAAGAAAACTTAAAGTATCTGAGGAAATAACTAGTTTATTAGATTCTTCTGTAATAACATCACAAATTATTTCTACAAGGATTTTGCCACAGATGCCGACTTTGTTACAGTTGGTTTTAAATATGACAAATGACATTTATTCTAGTGATCTATGGCCAATTTATGACAACTTTGAAGGTTCtctagagaaaaaatatttggtaacaACTGGAGACATCTATGGTAAGACCGACTTTCTCAGTTTTATAGAAAAGAAAACAGACTTTTACAAAATCTATACAGATGGGTCGAAAACTATAGATGAGGTTAAATCGGCTTATTATGATGAATTTCTGGATGTTACCAAATGTTTTATAATCAGTAATATGTGTTCTATCTACACAGCCGAATGTTATGCTGTTTATATGGcattacaatatataaaaactttgtcatat AGGAATTGCTGGAAATGA
- the LOC121734132 gene encoding uncharacterized protein LOC121734132 isoform X1 — MTFGKSQCNVQVKCNNEIISLVNEHKFLGIVLDNKLKFNVHIDYICNKAYKRLNILRCLAGVFWGADPKILSMLYKSLVRSHFDYSCLAYINASASLLKKLDIIQNQALRIITGAMKSTPINSMEVETYIPPLFLRRLMLAKKYFVKMIAIKSSLPVRKLKVSEEITSLLDSSVITSQIISTRILPQMPTLLQLVLNMTNDIYSSDLWPIYDNFEGSLEKKYLVTTGDIYGKTDFLSFIEKKTDFYKIYTDGSKTIDEVKSAYYDEFLDVTKCFIISNMCSIYTAECYAVYMALQYIKTLSYVNNFLVISDSKSVLVALDNSNLSFKKELLEMRGRIQPLEDHQMRIIRTS; from the exons ATGACTTTTGGTAAAAGTCAATGTAATGTTCAAgttaaatgtaataatgaaaTCATCTCACTAGTAAATGAACATAAATTTCTAGGTATAGTTTTAGATaacaaacttaaatttaatgtacATATAGATTATATATGTAATAAAGCTTACAAGCGActcaatatattgagatgtttaGCAGGAGTTTTTTGGGGTGCTGATCCAAAAATTCTCTCAATGTTGTATAAAAGTTTAGTTAGGAGCCACTTTGACTATAGTTGCTTAGCATATATTAATGCTAGCGCTAGTCTTCTAAAAAAGTTAGATATCATTCAAAATCAAGCACTGCGCATTATAACTGGTGCGATGAAATCCACCCCTATAAACTCAATGGAAGTTGAAACTTATATTCCTCCTTTATTCTTGAGACGACTCATGTTAGCTAAGAAATACTTTGTTAAGATGATTGCAATTAAGTCCTCACTTCCTGTAAGAAAACTTAAAGTATCTGAGGAAATAACTAGTTTATTAGATTCTTCTGTAATAACATCACAAATTATTTCTACAAGGATTTTGCCACAGATGCCGACTTTGTTACAGTTGGTTTTAAATATGACAAATGACATTTATTCTAGTGATCTATGGCCAATTTATGACAACTTTGAAGGTTCtctagagaaaaaatatttggtaacaACTGGAGACATCTATGGTAAGACCGACTTTCTCAGTTTTATAGAAAAGAAAACAGACTTTTACAAAATCTATACAGATGGGTCGAAAACTATAGATGAGGTTAAATCGGCTTATTATGATGAATTTCTGGATGTTACCAAATGTTTTATAATCAGTAATATGTGTTCTATCTACACAGCCGAATGTTATGCTGTTTATATGGcattacaatatataaaaactttgtcatatgtaaataattttcttgtaatATCAGATAGTAAAAGTGTGTTAGTAGCTCTAgataatagtaatttaagtttcaaaa AGGAATTGCTGGAAATGAGAGGGCGGATACAGCCTCTAGAGGACCACCAGATGAGGATCATAAGGACATCATAA